GAAGTTCGGGTCCATCTTCGCCAGCGCGTCGATCGCGTCGGTGGCCAGGCGGCCGGCGCCCTGCGGGTTGTCCGGGTGCCCGTTCATCGACTGCTGCCGCCCGGCGACCCAGTTGCCGTTCTCGTCCTTGAAGCAGCGGGACGCGGCGTACCAGCCCTCCGAGTGCGGCACGGTGATCCACGGGCTGGCCTGCCCGTCCACCGTGTACGCGCCCTTGGACATCTCCAGGTACATGTTGTGCATGGTCCGACCGGCGAGGCTGACGCCCGGCTTGCCGTCCGGCCCGGTCAGGTCCTTGCGGACCCGCTCGGTGATGCCTTCCTTGGTGTAGAGCATCTTGTCGAAGTGCTCCGGCGAGAAGTCCGGCACCCACATCGAGTTGTTGTCCTGGTGCGGCAGGGTCGCCGGGTCCGGGATGGTGTTGTGCCGCGGTCCGTTCTGCACGGTGCCGAGGACACAGCTCCGGTCCTCGAATACCGTCTTGGGGACCATCACGTTGGTGAAGTCGTCGTTGGCGTGGTCGTTGAACTCCACCAGCAGGGTCAGCAGCTTGGCGGTCTGGGTGCCCTTGGCCTGCTTGATCTGACGCGGGCTCTGGCCGGTCCGGATCGCCTTCGCTTCCAACTTCGCCAGCTGCCGGGCCGCCACCGGGTTGCCACCGGCGAACTTGCGGTCGTAGGCGCGGGCCTCGTCCGCCGCCGAGGTGTAGACCCCGTCGGCGCCCTTGACCTCCTTGCCGGAGCTGTCCGGCTGCACCTCCGGCTCGGCGTAGTTGATGTAGTAGTCGTCCGCCCCGACGGTGGCCCGGGCCGGGCCGGACGACTGGGCGGCCGCGCTGCCGGTCACGGTCAGTGACGCGGCCGCGAGGGCGATGGCGGGCAACGCGACGAGTAGGCGTCGGCGCGACCCGGATTGCGGAAATGTGTTCATGCCGCTCCGTTTCTCGGGCATGGGGAGAGGGAGCCGGCGACGCATCATCGTCGATGTGATGACCATCGAAGCGTCCCGACCTGCGTGAAACTAAATGAGAAAGAAGATGAACGACAGGGTTCGGCGGCGGGGGTGACCGTTCAGCCGCTCCGGTCGCCCCGATCGACCGATGTGACACGCCCCGCTCGCTGCGGGGCGTACCCGTCAGAAAACGACGGTGGGTGACGGTCCGTCCGGACCGCCACCCACCTCGGAGTACGCCCTGCCGTCAGTCCTCGTCGGACTTTCCGCCGCCCATGCCGGAGGAGATCAGGTCCATCACCGAGGAGTCCTGGAGCGTGGTGACGTCACCGAGCGACCGGTTCTCCGCCACGTCCCGCAGCAGCCGGCGCATGATCTTGCCGGAGCGGGTCTTCGGCAGCTCCGGCACCAGCATGATCTGCCGGGGCTTGGCGATCGGGCCGAGCGTCCGGGCCACGTGGTTGCGCAGCTCGGCGATCAGCTGCTCGCCCGCCTCGCCGGAGACATCCGTGGTGCCACGCGGGATGGCGAACGCGACGATCGCCTGCCCGGTGGTCGGGTCGGTGGCGCCCACCACCGCCGCCTCCGCCACCGACGGGTGGCTGACCAGCGCCGACTCCACCTCCGTGGTGGAGATGTTGTGCCCCGACACCAGCATCACGTCGTCGACCCGGCCGAGCAGCCAGATGTGCCCGTCGTCGTCCTTCTTCGCCCCGTCACCGGCGAAGTACATCCCCTCGAACCGCGACCAGTACGTCTCGATGAACCGGTTGTCGTCACCCCAGATGGTCCGCAGCATCGACGGCCACGGCTCGCGCAGCACCAGGTAACCGCCGCCGCCGTTCGGCACCGACTGGCCCTGGTCGTCCACCACGTCGGCGACGATCCCCGGCAGCGGGGTCATCGCCGAGCCGGGCTTCGTCTCGGTCACCCCCGGCAGCGGCGAGATCATGATCCCCCCGGTCTCGGTCTGCCACCAGGTGTCCACGATCGGCAGCGCGCCCTTGCCGACGTGCTGCCTGTACCACATCCACGCCTCCGGGTTGATCGGCTCGCCGACGCTGCCCAGCAGGCGCAGCGAGCTCAGGTCGTACCCGGCGGGGATGTCCTCGCCCCACTTCATCATGGTGCGGATCAGCGTCGGCGCGGTGTACAGGATGCTGACCCCGTACTTGTCGACCAGCTCCCAGAACCGGCCCTTGTGCGGGGTGTCCGGGGTGCCCTCGTACATCACCTGGGTGGCGCCGTTGGCGAGCGGGCCGTACACGATGTAGGAGTGCCCGGTCACCCAGCCGATGTCGGCCGTGCACCAGTAGACGTCCGTCTCCGGCTTCAGGTCGAAGACCGCGTGCGTCGTCCAGGCCACCTGGGTCAGGTAGCCGCCGGTGGTGTGCAGGATGCCCTTCGGCCGGGCCGTCGTGCCGCTGGTGTAGAGGATGAAGAGCGGGTGCTCCGCGTCGAACGGCTGCGCGGTGTGCTCCGGCGCCGCCGTCTCCACCGTCTCGTGCCACCAGCGGTCCTTCGCCGACCAGGCGACCTCCTCGACGGTGCGCCGGACCACCAGCACGTGCTCCACCGACGGGCACTTCGCCACCGCCTCGTCCACCGTCGGCTTCAGCGCCGACGGCTTGCCGCGCCGGTAACCGCCGTCCGCGGTGATCACCACTTTGGCGCTGGCGTCCTGGATCCGGTTGGTCAGCGCGTCGGCCGAGAAGCCGCCGAAGACCACGCTGTGCGTGGCGCCGATCCGGGCACAGGCCAGCATCGCCACCGCCGCCTCCGGGACCATCGGCAGATAGATCGCCACCCGGTCACCGGCCTCGACACCCAGCTCGGTCAGCGCGTTCGCCGCCTGACAGGTGAGCCGGTGCAGGTCGGCGTAGGTCAGGGTGCGGGTGTCGCCCGGCTCGCCCTCCCAGTGGATCGCCACCCGGTCGCCCCGGCCCGCCTCGACGTGCCGGTCCAGGCAGTTGTACGCCACGTTCAGCTGCCCGCCGACGAACCACTTCGCGAACGGCGGGTTCGACCAGTCGAGCACCTCGTCCCACTGCTTCGCCCAGTCCAGCCGCCCGGCCTGCCGCGCCCAGAAGCCCAGCCGGTCCTCGGCCGCCTCGGCGTACGCACCGGCGGTGACGTTGGCGTTCGCGGCGAGTTCGGCCGGCGGCGGGAACTGGCGCGTCTCGTTCAACAAGTTGGCCAATGCCTCGCTCATGCGGGAACTCCTTCGTCGCGTGACCTGCGTCTCCTACCCGGCTGAGGTTAGTCGGGCCGTACCCCCTCCGCGACCGCCCGGTGACCGCCGCCGCGCCCAGCGGCCGGCATCGCGCGCCCAGTAGTAAGGACGGCTGCCTTTTTCGTCGCCCCCCGCGCGCCGGACCGCGCCGCACCCGCGTGCCGGACGTGGCTCGGGTCGCGTTGCGGGCGGGTGCGGGCCGGGCGGGCCGTCCGGGTGGATAGCGTGACGGGGTGACCGCCGATCCGCTCGCCCCGCTGCTCGCGCTCGCCGACATCGCGCCCGCCGTCGAGCGCGCCCGCGACCAGGTCGACCAGGCCCACCGGCACCGCGCGCTGCGCCGGCACGGTGGCCAGGTCGCCGCCGAGGTCAGCCTCCGCTGCGCGGTCGCCAGCGCCGCGCTGGAGGGGCACGTCCACGAGCGGGAGGCGGTCCGCGCCGGCACCGTCACCGACCCGGTGCTCCAGGGTGCGCTGCGGGTCGCCGGGGCGCTGCCCGGACTGGCCGACCTCTGGCCGAAGGCTCCCCGGCAGGCCCTCGCCCGGCTGCACGTCCTCGCCGCCCGCGACGTGGTCCCGGAGGCGGAACTGGGCCGACCGGTGGCCGACCCGGTGGTCGCCGCCCGCCTCGACGGGCTGGCCGGCCTCGTCGCCGGCGGCACCAAGGTCTCCCCGCTGGTGCTGGCCGCCGTGGTGCACGGCGAACTGCTGAACCTGCGTCCGTTCGCCGGGCCGTCCGGGGTGGTGGCGAGGGCCGCCGCCCGGCTGGTGCTGATCTCCACCGGGTCCGACCCGCGCGGGCTGGTCGCCACGGACGTCGGCCACCGGGAGCGGGAACCGGAGTACGTGGGCGCGGCCGGCGCCTTCGCCACCGGCACGCCCGACGGGCTGCGCTCCTGGCTGCGCCACTACCTGGCCGCCGTCGAGGTGGGCGCCGACCAGATCGGTCTGATCGGCGACGAGGTGCTCGCCGCCGACTGAGCCGGGTCAGTCCCGGCGGACCGCCCGGTTCACCTTCGACTGGAGGGCGCGCCGGGCCAGCGGCCCCAGGTCGTCCACGATCTCGATGAGCACCGCGAGCTGGTCGAGCGCGGCCAGGGCCCGGTCCGCAGCCGCCCGGTCCACACCGTCGTAGAGCTCGAACCCGATGAACGCGGCCGAGACGGCGCGGGCCAGCCCGGGAACGTCCGCGATCTCGGCGAACGGGGAACCGGCGAGCAGCCGACGCAGCACCGCTTCGAGCTCGTCCACCCAGAGCTGCAGCGCCCCGGCGGTCGGGGCGGCGAGCCGCTCGTCGGTCTGCGCCCCGGCGAGCATCTGGGCGAGGAACGAGACGTTGCCCAGCTCGCGTTCCTGCTCGTGCAGGGCGCGCCCGACGGCGAGCAGCTCCCGCAGCGAGCCGACCCCGGACAGGCGGTCCGACCAGTGCGCCACCCGCTCGGCGGTGCTGGCCCGGCAGGCCGCCGTCAGCAGGTCGTCGACACTGCCGTAGTGGTAGAACACCAGCGCCTGGTTCACCCCGGCGGCGGCGGCGATGGTACGCGCCGAGATCCCGGCGATGCCGTGCTGACGGATCGCCGCGATCGCCCCGTCGAGGAGGCGTTGCTTGGTGTCGGACATGGTTCTCCTCGGGGCGTCGCCGGATGCGGCGGTGCGATCATCGCATCGGTGACCAGCTGGGCCAGCCAGGCCGGACCGGGCAGCCGCAGCGTCCAACCGACCAGCGCCCAGCCCAGGTGGAGATGTTCGAGCGCGCGGGCGACGGCGGCCACCCCCCGTTCCTCGTGGCCGTCGTCGCCCGCGTACCCGGCCCGGGAGAGCACCCGGGAGTGTTCCCGGGCGGGCCGGACGATCAGCCCGACCGGACGCCGCCGGGCGAGGAAACGCCACGTCGCCGCGCACGGCCCGCAGTCGTCGTCGAGCCAGAGCACCGCCGGCTGCCCCGAGGCGTACGGCCGCCAGCGCGGCCACCAGTCCCGGACGTGCCGCCGGTAGGTGTGCCAGGTGTCGCCGTACCGGATGGCGAGGTCGTGCCGTTCGTGTGGCTCGGCCACCCCGGCGGAGAAGGCCACGGCCGCCACTGCCGCCGCCGGCAGCGTGACGCTGCCGGTCACCACGGCGGTGAGCAGCAGCAGGGCCACGGCACCGCACTGCATCGGGTTGGCCAGGTAGGCGTAGGGACCGGTGGTGACGAGCCGGCGAGGTGGATCCCAGGGGTACGGGGTGCCCCCGCCCCGGGTGACGAACTCCCGTACAGCGGTGAGCGCCGGCGTGGCGACGAGCAGGGCGACCTGCGCGACGAGCAGCGCCGTGCCCGCCGGCAGTGCGGTGAGCCGGGCCCAGGAGCCGTCACCCGATTCGAGGGCCAGCGACGGCACGAACCAGAGCAGCAGGGCGGTGAAGAGGGCGACCTGGAGCAGGGCCCGGGCCCGCAGGTGCCGCCGGTCGGCGCAGAACCGGCCGAGCAGCTGCGCCGGCAGGGCCACGGCCACCAGACCGACCAGCTCGCCGACCAGCCAGTGCGGACCCAGCCGCACCAGCGGGTGCAGGGCGGGCATCGCGACGACGTCGACCCAGAGCAGCAGGCCGATCGCCGACGGCAGCGGCAGCACCCGGCGGAGCAGCACCGGGACCGCCCCCCACAGGACCGCCCAGCCGATCCAGAGGTCCACCGGCATGCCCCGGTAGGCGCCCCGTACCGGGGCGAAGGCGTACCAGCCGGTCGACCGGGCCGCCTCGTGCAGGGCGGCGATCCCGACCAGGGCGGCCACGAACGCCAGCAGCGCGGCCGCGCGGGCGTCCCGGTGCCGTTCGTACCGGCCGGCGGCGACCAGTGCGGCGAGGGGCACCGCCAGGCCGAGGTAACGGACCGCCGTCATCGCGGTCCCCTCATCGTCGTCACGGTCCGGTCACCGTCGTCGCGGTCGGTCGTCGTCATCGCAGGTCCGTCATGTCGAGCAGGTGCCCGACGCCGGCGCCGAGGAGGAACTGCTGCAACGGGCCGAAGTACCAGGAGGGGTCGAGGCCCCGCCGGTAGTCGACGACGACGGTGACCTCCGTGTGCCCGGGATCGACCGCCCGCCACCGGACGTCGGCGTGCTGCCAGGTGAACCACCGGGCGGTGATCGAGGTGTCCTCGACGAACCGGAAGGCGACGTGCTGAGCTTCCCGGGCCTCGACCTCGGCGACGAGATGACCGCCCGGTCCGTGCGCGCTGCCGTGGTAGCCGAACATCCAGCGGTCACCGGCAGCGAGTCCGTCGCCGGTGATCCGGCCGGGCATGGGCACACCGAGCATCCGCAGCGGCACCGAGCGCGCGGGCTCCGGGTGCGGGCCGGCGGTGAGCCGAGCGGCCACCTGGTCGGCCGGTAGCGCGACGACGCGGACCACCTCGACCCGCTGCCCGGGGGAGACCCGCGGACCGAGCCCGGTCCCTTCGAGACCCGGCAGGAGCAGCAGCGGCACGGCGACGATCGCATAGGCCCGGGACGACTTCCGCAGCGCGCGAAGCAGGGCGGTGGTGCCGTGCACCACCGCATAGACCAGCGGTGCGGCCAGCACCACGCAGACGGCCCCCTCGTGCAGCGCCACCGCCGCCAGCAGCAGGACGATGGTGGTGACGACGAAGACCCGCCCGTGGGCCGTACGCCCGGGGGTGAGGGCCAGCCCGGCGGCCAGCAGCACGGGCAGTCCCACGAAGAGCAGGGCGCTGTCGGCGCGTCCCTCCCGCACGGTCAGCACGAAGACGACCACCCCGAACGCGGCGATCAGTCCGGCCAGGACCCAGTTGGCGGTGGTGCGTCGAGGTGGCTGTTCATCCTGCTCGGTCATGGCGCTTCCCCCGTCTTTGAGCGAGTGCTCAAAACGCAGCATAGGCGGTTTTGAGCAACTGCTCAATCCCGTGCCGGGCGCGTTGTTCGGCACCAGCGGGGTCGGGCCGGCAGCCGGCGGTCCGGATGGTCCAGAGCGGGAGAGAGAGGGCATTCCCCGGCGGCACGGCAGTAGGGGGCGCAGGGGGCGGTGGTCGTGCCGGCGTCCCGGTCGGGCGGCGATGCCGCCGTTCGGTCAGGCGGTGACGTTGCCGTTCCGGTCAGGCGGTGACGGCGGGAGTGGCGCGGGTGCGGCGGTGACGGCCGTACCAGGCGATGCCGATGGCCACGCCGACGCCGACCCCGAGCGCCGCGGCGGCGACCGGCACGCCGGGACGCTCCCGCAGCCGCCGGCCCAGCGGGACCGGGTGCCGGAACTCCAGCACCGGCCAGGAGTTCTCCACGGCCAGCTTGCGCAGCGCGCGGTCCGGGTTGACCACGGTCGGGTGGCCGACGCACTCCAGCAACGGCCGGTCACTGTACGAGTCGGAGTAGGCGTACGAGTCGGCCAGGTCGTAGCCGCGCGCGGCGGCCAGCTCGCCGACCGCGTCGACCTTCCTCGGGCCGGCCGCGTAGAACTCGACCTCGCCGCTGTAGCGGCCGTCCTCGACCGCCATCCGGGTGGCGATCACGTCGGTGACCCCGAGCAGCTCGCCGATCGGCCGGACCATCTCGTCGCCGGAGGCGGAGACCAGCACGACGTCCCGCCCGGCGGCCTGGTGCTCCTCGATCAGGGCGGCGGCCTCGGCGTACACATAGGGGTTGATCAGCTCGTGCAGCGTCTCCGCGACGATCTGGCGGACCTGTTCCACCTGCCAGCCCTTGCAGAGTGTGGCCAGGTAGTCCCGGGTGCGGGCCATGGTCTGCTCGTCGGTGCCGCCCAGCCGGAACATCAGCTGCGCGTACGCCGACTTGACCACGTCCCGCCGGGTGATCAGCCCATCCCGGTAGAACGGCCGTCCGAATGCCAAGGCGCTCGACTTGGCGATGACGGTCTTGTCCAGATCGAAGAAAGCGGCACTTCGGCCCACGGCGCGAAAGTCTAGCCCGATGGCACCGGGTCGGCGGGTGCCCGGGGGTTCCGGTACGGCATCACTCTCCGACGTCTCACCCTACAGTGACGGCGATCACACTCTCCGAACATAAATTAGCGGTCCGTGGACCGGACACCACTCGACGTATACCGGTTCACTGCGGCATGCTGGTGCACGCGACGGTCGTTCACGTCCGGTTCGCGCAGCAGGCCCTCGGCGGTTGCACCCCCCGTGACCGCTGAGTGGGTTCGGCTCAACCCCCCCGGAGCCGAACCTCCGACGACCCCCGTCACCCCCCGACGGGGGTCGTCCCTTTCCGATGGAGCGCTCCAACCCCGGGTCACCGCTCGAATTCCCGGTGGAACCGCTGCCGGGTAGCGTTCCACGGCGTGGTACGTAGTTGGAGCCTGGCCGTCCTGATGCTGGCCTGTGGCGTCGTCGTGGCCGTCACCCAGGAACTGCCCTGGATCGGCGGCATCGAGTTCGTGTTCTTCGTGGCCCTGGCCGGCCTGCTGTCGCCGCTGGTCTTCCCGCGCTCGCTGCCTGCCCTGGAAGCGCAGCGACGCAGTAGCGTGGACGGCCGTCCGATCGTCTACTGGCGTCCCGGATGCCGGTACTGCCTCCAACTCCGACTGCGCCTCGGGCGCTCGGCATCCCGGGCTCACTGGGTCGACATCTGGCGCGACCCGACGGGCGCGGCGACGGTACGGGCGGCCACCGGCGGCGACGAGACGGTGCCGACGGTGGTGGTCGACGGGGAGCCGTACGTCAATCCCGGGCCGGCATGGGTGCGGCAACGGCTGACCCGATGACAGCGGGCCGGCGGCGCGGACCCGCATCGCCGGTGGGCGAACCCGAACGAGTGCCGGCCCCCGTCCCGGAGTCAGGGTCGACGCGGGCGAGGGCCGGATCGCGGGCGGTGTTGAGCCCCGGCGGTGGGATCGAGGGTCAGTCGATCGTCAGCAGCGGACCACTGCGGCGTCGATGACCGCCTCGCCGCCGGCGGTCAGGGCCGCCGGGTTGCTGGAGGCGTCACCGCCGCCGTACGAGTAGTTGTGGAACATTGCCAGGTCCCCGTCGGCCGAGTCGGCGAAGCAGTACGGCGACTGGATGGTGAAGCTGGCCACCACGTCACCCGGCCGGAACGGGACGGTCCAGGTGCCGTCCGCGGCCACGGTGGCCCGCACGTACGTCATGCCGGTCAGCACGTCCTGCACCCCGACCGACAGTTGGGCACCGGTGACGCCGCTCTCGTCGGCGTCGCGTACCCCGTCGCGGTCGGCATCCAGCCAGACCGTGCCGCGTACCGTGCCCGGCTCGGCCAGGGTGACCGACGCCTGACCGGTGTTGTCGGTGAGGTCGTCCTCCGGTGAGGTGGTGGCCGCCGTGGCGGTGAAGGTCACCACGTCGCCCGGGGTGCCGGTGCCGATGGTGGCCGACAGGTGCAGCGGCTCCGGCGTCCAGCCGTTCACCATCCCCGAGTACAGGCAGTCCCAGCCCGGCTGGCCGGCGACCAGGTCGGCACCGTAGTCGCAGTACCAGGGGCTGTTGTAGTCCTCGCTGACCCGGGTGAGGCCGGCGGGCAGCGGCACCGTCACGTGGACCTGCTCCGCCGTCATGTTCCCGGCGTTGCGCACCTGCACCGAGACGTCGACGGTGTTTCCCACGATCGGTCCGGCGGGGTCGGCCTGGGCCGCGACGACCTCGAGGTCGGTCACCCCTCGTACGTACGTGATCGGGGCGCTGCCGGTGTTGTTGCCGGTGGAGAGCTCGGCACCGGTGGTCCTCGCCGTCGCGGTGACCGCCGAGACGGTGCCGGCCGGCGCGGGCGGCAGATAGAAGTCGAACCGGAGCGGTGGTGCGCTCGCCCCCGCGGCCAGCGCGCCGTACGTGCAGGTGGCAGCCGGGCCGAAGTCGCAGGTCCAGCCCTGGGGTGCACCGTTGCCGTCGGTGAAGTAGGCACCGTCCGGCAGCCCGTAGCTGAGGGTGACATCCGGCGCGGACCGGGTGCCGGCGTTGCGGACCTGCACCTCGACGGTCACCCCGCCGCCCACGTCGACGACCTGGTCGCGGGGGGCGATGGCGGTGGCGGTGACCGTCAGGTCCGCCCGGGGCGGCGCCGCGGAGGCCGGCGCGGCGGGCAGCGTGGTGACGGCCAGTGAGAGCAGCGCGGCGAG
The Micromonospora sp. R77 DNA segment above includes these coding regions:
- the acs gene encoding acetate--CoA ligase, coding for MSEALANLLNETRQFPPPAELAANANVTAGAYAEAAEDRLGFWARQAGRLDWAKQWDEVLDWSNPPFAKWFVGGQLNVAYNCLDRHVEAGRGDRVAIHWEGEPGDTRTLTYADLHRLTCQAANALTELGVEAGDRVAIYLPMVPEAAVAMLACARIGATHSVVFGGFSADALTNRIQDASAKVVITADGGYRRGKPSALKPTVDEAVAKCPSVEHVLVVRRTVEEVAWSAKDRWWHETVETAAPEHTAQPFDAEHPLFILYTSGTTARPKGILHTTGGYLTQVAWTTHAVFDLKPETDVYWCTADIGWVTGHSYIVYGPLANGATQVMYEGTPDTPHKGRFWELVDKYGVSILYTAPTLIRTMMKWGEDIPAGYDLSSLRLLGSVGEPINPEAWMWYRQHVGKGALPIVDTWWQTETGGIMISPLPGVTETKPGSAMTPLPGIVADVVDDQGQSVPNGGGGYLVLREPWPSMLRTIWGDDNRFIETYWSRFEGMYFAGDGAKKDDDGHIWLLGRVDDVMLVSGHNISTTEVESALVSHPSVAEAAVVGATDPTTGQAIVAFAIPRGTTDVSGEAGEQLIAELRNHVARTLGPIAKPRQIMLVPELPKTRSGKIMRRLLRDVAENRSLGDVTTLQDSSVMDLISSGMGGGKSDED
- a CDS encoding methyltransferase, whose product is MTAVRYLGLAVPLAALVAAGRYERHRDARAAALLAFVAALVGIAALHEAARSTGWYAFAPVRGAYRGMPVDLWIGWAVLWGAVPVLLRRVLPLPSAIGLLLWVDVVAMPALHPLVRLGPHWLVGELVGLVAVALPAQLLGRFCADRRHLRARALLQVALFTALLLWFVPSLALESGDGSWARLTALPAGTALLVAQVALLVATPALTAVREFVTRGGGTPYPWDPPRRLVTTGPYAYLANPMQCGAVALLLLTAVVTGSVTLPAAAVAAVAFSAGVAEPHERHDLAIRYGDTWHTYRRHVRDWWPRWRPYASGQPAVLWLDDDCGPCAATWRFLARRRPVGLIVRPAREHSRVLSRAGYAGDDGHEERGVAAVARALEHLHLGWALVGWTLRLPGPAWLAQLVTDAMIAPPHPATPRGEPCPTPSNASSTGRSRRSVSTASPGSRRVPSPPPPG
- a CDS encoding TetR/AcrR family transcriptional regulator; protein product: MSDTKQRLLDGAIAAIRQHGIAGISARTIAAAAGVNQALVFYHYGSVDDLLTAACRASTAERVAHWSDRLSGVGSLRELLAVGRALHEQERELGNVSFLAQMLAGAQTDERLAAPTAGALQLWVDELEAVLRRLLAGSPFAEIADVPGLARAVSAAFIGFELYDGVDRAAADRALAALDQLAVLIEIVDDLGPLARRALQSKVNRAVRRD
- a CDS encoding glutaredoxin domain-containing protein, translating into MVRSWSLAVLMLACGVVVAVTQELPWIGGIEFVFFVALAGLLSPLVFPRSLPALEAQRRSSVDGRPIVYWRPGCRYCLQLRLRLGRSASRAHWVDIWRDPTGAATVRAATGGDETVPTVVVDGEPYVNPGPAWVRQRLTR
- a CDS encoding HAD family phosphatase, translated to MGRSAAFFDLDKTVIAKSSALAFGRPFYRDGLITRRDVVKSAYAQLMFRLGGTDEQTMARTRDYLATLCKGWQVEQVRQIVAETLHELINPYVYAEAAALIEEHQAAGRDVVLVSASGDEMVRPIGELLGVTDVIATRMAVEDGRYSGEVEFYAAGPRKVDAVGELAAARGYDLADSYAYSDSYSDRPLLECVGHPTVVNPDRALRKLAVENSWPVLEFRHPVPLGRRLRERPGVPVAAAALGVGVGVAIGIAWYGRHRRTRATPAVTA
- a CDS encoding DUF11 domain-containing protein, whose translation is MHPTPPPIRRLARASGLAALLSLAVTTLPAAPASAAPPRADLTVTATAIAPRDQVVDVGGGVTVEVQVRNAGTRSAPDVTLSYGLPDGAYFTDGNGAPQGWTCDFGPAATCTYGALAAGASAPPLRFDFYLPPAPAGTVSAVTATARTTGAELSTGNNTGSAPITYVRGVTDLEVVAAQADPAGPIVGNTVDVSVQVRNAGNMTAEQVHVTVPLPAGLTRVSEDYNSPWYCDYGADLVAGQPGWDCLYSGMVNGWTPEPLHLSATIGTGTPGDVVTFTATAATTSPEDDLTDNTGQASVTLAEPGTVRGTVWLDADRDGVRDADESGVTGAQLSVGVQDVLTGMTYVRATVAADGTWTVPFRPGDVVASFTIQSPYCFADSADGDLAMFHNYSYGGGDASSNPAALTAGGEAVIDAAVVRC
- a CDS encoding oxidoreductase, giving the protein MTADPLAPLLALADIAPAVERARDQVDQAHRHRALRRHGGQVAAEVSLRCAVASAALEGHVHEREAVRAGTVTDPVLQGALRVAGALPGLADLWPKAPRQALARLHVLAARDVVPEAELGRPVADPVVAARLDGLAGLVAGGTKVSPLVLAAVVHGELLNLRPFAGPSGVVARAAARLVLISTGSDPRGLVATDVGHREREPEYVGAAGAFATGTPDGLRSWLRHYLAAVEVGADQIGLIGDEVLAAD